A genomic segment from Glycine soja cultivar W05 chromosome 18, ASM419377v2, whole genome shotgun sequence encodes:
- the LOC114397616 gene encoding uncharacterized protein LOC114397616 has translation MKKLCPNLDREDGLETVLEVPIPEEILTHKSGTTKAWHNMKNWMKPHAESRSNSASMAAVFGGKNTEIQLLLGVVGAPLIPSPIAPDNQPITRSIKDQHIEVSMAKYIVKQYVAAVGGERALNSVDSMYAMGQVKMAASEFSAGEGSVNSKKMVKVKNLQMKGEVGGFVVWQKRPELWCLELVVSGYKITAGSDGKVAWRQTPWHHSHASRGPPRPLRRFLQGLDPRSTANLFSNSICIGEKTVNNEDCFILKLEAESSTLRARSNSNVEIVRHTVWGYFSQRTGLLVQLEDSHLLKLKSHESESIYWETNMESLIQDYRSVDGIQVAHAGKTRVSLFRFGGGPETHSRTRMEEVWQVEEVDFNVKGLSIDCFLPPSDLKREEEENEESCGGGVVASNNNNNAKLPYKIRSASFRISASKVAAVNLDDSCTSSESDEDL, from the exons ATGAAGAAGCTGTGTCCCAATCTTGATCGTGAGGATGGGCTCGAAACCGTGCTTGAGGTCCCTATCCCGGAGGAGATTCTCACCCACAAGAGTGGAACCACCAAAGCTTGGCACAACATGAAGAATTGGATGAAACCACACGCTGAATCGAGATCAAATTCAGCTTCCATGGCAGCAGTTTTCGGAGGGAAAAACACTGAGATTCAGCTTTTGTTAGGCGTTGTTGGAGCGCCGTTAATTCCTTCACCTATCGCCCCTGACAACCAACCCATCACTCGCAGCATTAAAGACCAACACATT GAGGTTTCAATGGCTAAATACATAGTGAAGCAGTACGTGGCAGCGGTGGGAGGAGAGCGTGCTTTGAATAGTGTGGACAGCATGTATGCTATGGGGCAGGTGAAGATGGCAGCATCAGAGTTTTCAGCAGGGGAAGGGAGTGTGAATAGTAAGAAGATGGTGAAGGTGAAGAACTTGCAGATGAAGGGGGAGGTGGGGGGTTTTGTGGTGTGGCAGAAGAGGCCAGAGTTGTGGTGTTTAGAGCTTGTGGTTTCTGGCTACAAGATCACTGCCGGGAGTGATGGTAAAGTGGCATGGAGGCAAACCCCTTGGCATCATTCTCATGCCTCTCGAGGCCCACCAAGACCTCTCAGACGTTTCTTACAG ggTCTTGATCCAAGGTCCACTGCTAATCTGTTCAGCAACTCCATATGCATTGGAGAGAAGACAGTGAACAACGAGGACTGCTTCATACTGAAACTCGAAGCGGAGTCGTCCACACTGCGAGCAAGGAGCAACAGCAACGTAGAGATAGTTCGCCACACGGTGTGGGGCTACTTCAGCCAAAGAACGGGCTTATTAGTGCAACTAGAAGACTCACACTTGCTCAAACTTAAGTCTCACGAAAGCGAGAGCATATACTGGGAAACCAACATGGAGTCCCTAATCCAAGACTACAGAAGCGTGGATGGGATCCAAGTAGCACACGCTGGGAAGACACGGGTGTCCTTGTTCAGGTTTGGTGGGGGACCCGAGACACATTCCAGGACGAGAATGGAAGAGGTTTGGCAAGTTGAGGAAGTGGACTTTAACGTTAAAGGGTTGTCCATAGACTGTTTTTTGCCTCCTAGTGATTTGaagagagaggaagaagagaatgaagaaTCATGTGGTGGTGGGGTGGTTGcaagcaataataataataatgccaAGTTGCCCTACAAGATTCGTTCGGCTTCTTTTAGGATTAGTGCTTCCAAAGTAGCTGCTGTGAACTTGGATGATTCTTGTACCAGCAGCGAGAGTGATGAAGATTTGTAA